TTGTGCTTCACCATCTTCATTGCTCGGCATGAGCCCTAGGTGGCGCTCTACGATTTCAAGACGTTTATCCTTATGCACTGCACCCAGTACAGCAACATCAGTATAGTGTTCGATGACTGCGCGTAACTTGCTTTCATGTCGCGAGCCACCCAATTGGTTTAAAATAACCCCGGCGATTTCAATGCCGGGGTCAAATGATTGATAACCAAGAATGAGCGGGGCAACTCCACGGGTCATGCCACGGCTGTCTAAAACCAGAATAACGGGGGCATCGACCAATTTTGCAATGGCGGCATTACTATTACTGCCATCTAAATCAAGGCCGTCATATAGACCTTTGTTGCCTTCGATCAGACTCATATCACAGGAGGTCATTTTACGTGAGACGAGCTGTAGGATTTCATCCCGGGTCATGGTGTTGAAATCAAGTGTATAACAGGGAGTTCCAGACGCGCTACCATGCCAAAGTGGATCAATATAGTCAGGCCCTTTTTTAAACGGCTGAACTCGGAGTCCGCTATTTTTCAGTGCCGCAAGTAGACCAATGGTAATGGTTGTTTTACCGGATGATTTGTGTGCGGCTGAAATAAAAAGTGGGTTTGCTGAAATAGGCATAGTTTAGTAAGTAAGGGCAAACTGAAAGTTTTTCAAGGAGTTAGTTGATTGTATGCTATAGGTTAAGCAATAATCTATGAAAAAAAAAGGCCGCATAAGCGACCTTTTTTTCGTTATAAATAGCCTTAGGCTATTACAACAATCCTTGCATTATAACGAAACGATTAACGTTTCCAAGAAGAATTTTTTTCTTCGTGAGCCATGTCTAAAACTTGAACTGCTTTTTCCATGAAATCATCTTTATAAGTCTCTAATGCATGACCAGCACCAGGATTAAAATAGTCATCAGGGTGCATACCATTTTCATTTTCATATTTGATGAATTTAGTTTGCATGTCGATTAGTTCTTTGATTAGTTCTGCTTTAGTGCTCATTTCATGTCTCCAAAGTACTGAATTATAGTCAGTGATAAGCTAAATTATGTGACATAATATATCTGAGAAAGCGCTAATATACTATATCTATAAAAGGGTAGTATCTAAATAGGGTAGCAGCTATCGAAAATAGTGCAAATGCGGTTTAATAACCACCTTTACGTTTACTTTCTGGTAAGCCTGAAATACGGCCACCTTGTTTGCTTGGATCTTGTGGAAACAGATTATACAAATCCTTAGAACCAATTTTTTCGTTCCATTTAGCGCCCATTTCTTTAATCAAGGCACGGGTATTAGGATTTTTTCCACCATTATTTAAGTACTGATCACGTAGGAAGTTAATTAAATCCCAGTGCTTATCCGTTAATTCGATATCTTCATCGGCTGCCATTTTCTTTGCAAGATCTTCACTCCAATCAGTGATATCAACCAGGTAACCGTTAGCGGTTGTTTCAATATCTTTACCATTAATAGTAATAGCCATTAAATCTGCTCCGTAAATTCTTTTATTAAAAAATAATAAATCTTATATTTATGTGATTAAATTGTTTAAATATCAATTGCTTGAAGAACAAATAACAATGTTATAAAAAACAATCATTAAAATTTGTAAATTAGTAATAATTTAAGTGGATAAATAATATAATTACTTACCCATAAAATACACCCCTCAAAAGAGATAGGATGGTGTTTATTTGCTCATTTAAACAAATTATTCGTCATTGACGGCAGTAATCCCTTTTTGCGGGATAAAAATACCACAACCATAACTATAATAATCGCCCACTCCATTTTCCTGTAAAATAATAGATTCTTCCGGTGATATATCAGCAATCATTAAACTTCGGGTTTTTATGTGACCGTTATTGCCTTTTAGATAGTGCGATTTACCACAGAGCATTTTTCTTGCGGTAATACCTAAAGCAAGGATTTGCTTGTGAACCTGATGCAAAAAAGCTTCTTCATCATCATCGGTATCAGGAATATGCACATGGCGGGCAACAATCGTCGTTATAGTGCTGAGTAACTGACGGTCGGAGACACCAAAGGTTAATTCATCCCCATCGATGGAAATTGTTTTCCCGCTTATTGCTTGTAAATCAAGTTCACGGCTTTTAGGAATACGTATTTTAAGGCGAGTTCTACGTGATAACTGTATCACCTCATCGGCAAAATCATCCGTTCGATTCCAGCCATTACCTGATTGAGGAATATAGATATGGTGGATTGCGGCTTGGGGTTCATCTATAAACCAGGGCAGTAATTCAGTAATTGCATTGGTTAACATCCAAGCGTGATCGAGCTTAATCTGTTTGCAGCTGAGCTTAAAAGAAAGATCAATTACATTGTCAGGAGCTATATAATCGTTCGGTTTATCTTCATCACTCCAAAACATGATATTATTCTCTTCGTTTTTATAAATAAAAATTTTAAATTCGCGAGCTACTATTAACAAGCAACTTATTTGCTATCGTTAGATATCAACTATCTTAGCCTAGGCTAAGATGCTAACTATAATAAGTGCTAACTATTTAAGCTACTAACGACTGTAAGTGCTAGGGGCTGGTAAATTTAGCTTCTAAATCGGATTCCCATTCATCAGGTGTATCTGGGTAGGGGGGCTTAATATCGATATCAAAAAACATCTCACCTTCTTTTGCTTTAACTTTAATTAATTTAATCAAATCAGCATAGGTCTCTAATTGATGGTTCTGAATTAAAACTTCACTTAATATTAACATAGAAAAATACTCAACTTTTAATTAGTTAGCAATAAATAGGATTAAAGCCCTTAAATTTCAAGTGTTTTAATGAATAAATTCTATATTAGAAGTGATTAATTGAGTTTAATTGATATTCATCAGTAATAGATTAGCGTTTACTGATGTATAATTTCCTTGCTAAAGATATTTTAGTGAGCAAATCTAAGATAAATATTGAAATAAAGCTAAAATAAATAGCTGAGATGCTTTGGAAATGCTGTGGCATCTATCACTAAAATATTCTTGAATTTGTTTCAAGTTGTTGATATACAAAAAGATTTAAAGTTGAAAAATTTGTGGTTTAGAATGAACTATCCCTTAGTGGATAGTGGTGGGGTGTCATACCTCCCAAAGGAAGGGTTTTATAGTTTATTATTAAGTCCTAAAATTCACTCCATTGTTTTTGTCCGCCTTGTCAAAAATTGATTTATCGTGTATCTTTGCAAGGCTAAAGTTTATGTTTTTTTAACCACGTTTATGTGTGACATTGTCTTAATGTTAACTCAGGTTTTAATGTCAACTAAGCTGGTTTAAAAACAAATGTTAAAATTTTTAAAAGATTACTAAACGATATTTTGTTAGTAGCACCAAATTTACCTAAGGGAGAAAACCGTGCCTAAA
This genomic window from sulfur-oxidizing endosymbiont of Gigantopelta aegis contains:
- a CDS encoding sulfur relay protein DsrC, with translation MLILSEVLIQNHQLETYADLIKLIKVKAKEGEMFFDIDIKPPYPDTPDEWESDLEAKFTSP
- the cas6 gene encoding type I-MYXAN CRISPR-associated protein Cas6/Cmx6 is translated as MLIVAREFKIFIYKNEENNIMFWSDEDKPNDYIAPDNVIDLSFKLSCKQIKLDHAWMLTNAITELLPWFIDEPQAAIHHIYIPQSGNGWNRTDDFADEVIQLSRRTRLKIRIPKSRELDLQAISGKTISIDGDELTFGVSDRQLLSTITTIVARHVHIPDTDDDEEAFLHQVHKQILALGITARKMLCGKSHYLKGNNGHIKTRSLMIADISPEESIILQENGVGDYYSYGCGIFIPQKGITAVNDE
- a CDS encoding TusE/DsrC/DsvC family sulfur relay protein; translation: MAITINGKDIETTANGYLVDITDWSEDLAKKMAADEDIELTDKHWDLINFLRDQYLNNGGKNPNTRALIKEMGAKWNEKIGSKDLYNLFPQDPSKQGGRISGLPESKRKGGY